The following are encoded in a window of Narcine bancroftii isolate sNarBan1 chromosome 2, sNarBan1.hap1, whole genome shotgun sequence genomic DNA:
- the LOC138753461 gene encoding endogenous retrovirus group 3 member 1 Env polyprotein-like, which produces MKGAGMNTMWGLWVLVFRALEGAEVENHCTKCVHSAWGSHNEKEQYFADWTNFPEHCVGTHTGRKCVHNGQVYDVKFNKGSLQFTPNRDRCPQGVTWFCAPEGDQDKEKGGSIPIQRIQWDPMWQKGKQPYVWDRDKGDIYANAKRQAATHRVGDNRWVDLCQTTAELLGVKNCWVCGGPTRDGSWPWSGEPLEVWELMSFHGLADETRPRQTWHLANHPLGEECIRKEQGKHYKGDSRCTRVKILGKFPRWHPQRPWWFLSPQKVTHCRPITDNSRGKGVWNCTGVNPYEGVPSLRQFWAHPYPHGFAPEGLYWICGNTAYTFLEPDWRGTCCIGIIQPQFVLLPQYDSHQFAARVYQGLRQKRDLKIGEWGEDWPPERIISYYGPATLAQDGSWGYRTPIYMLNRLIRLQAILEIITNDTAAALDLLAEEQQQIRATVFQNCLALDYLLATEGGVCGKLNLTNCCLKIDDNGQAVKEISSGIRKLAHVPVQTWRPWGSSWLGNLFSGAWGWIQTAVLVAGVVVLALVLIPCILPCLQCLIQRALSQRDIPRPQGMYLSLLPSQEYSDYKRSEMPALAITPEVSV; this is translated from the coding sequence atgaaaggagctgggatgaatactatgtggggactatgggtactggtattccgagcccttgaaggggctgaagtagaaaaccactgtacaaagtgtgtgcactcggcctgggggtcgcacaacgaaaaagaacagtactttgctgattggactaactttcctgaacactgtgtggggactcacacgggacgtaagtgtgtgcataatggacaagtgtatgatgttaaattcaataagggcTCTTTACAGTTCACGCCAAATCGAGACCGCTGTCCCCAAGgagtaacatggttttgtgccccGGAGGGAGACCAAGATAAGGAGAAAGGGGGCTCAATTCCCATTCAGAGGATACAGTGGGACCCCATGTGGCAAAAGGGAAAACAACCATACGTATGGGACAGAGATAAGGGGGATATCTATGCCAACGCTAAACGCCAGGCTGCCACTCACAGAGTAGGGGACAATAGATGGGTAGACCTTTGCCAAACTACGGCAGAACTCTTGGGGGTTAAAAActgttgggtatgtgggggacccACAAGAGATGGATCATGGCCATGGAGCGGGGAGCCCCTGGAAGTGTGGGAGTTGATGAGTTTTCACGGATTGGCAGATGAAACGCGCCCCCGCCAGACATGGCATCTAGCTAATCACCCATTAGGAGAGGAATGTATCAGGAAGGAGCAAGGCAAGCATTATAAAGGAGATTCGAGGTGCACAAGGGTTAAGATCTTGGGGAAGTTCCCTCGATGGCATCCTCAGCGACCCTGGTGGTTCCTATCCCCACAGAAGGTAACACATTGCAGACCTATAACAGATAACTCCCGTGGGAAAGGGGTATGGAATTGCACGGGCGTTAATCCATATGAAGGGGTTCCCTCACTCAGACAATTTTGGGCTCATCCCTATCCACACGGATTTGCCccagagggtttatattggatttgtgggaatacggcttacacttttttggagccagactggaggggaacgtgctgtataggtatcattcaaccacaatttgtgCTGTTACCACAGTACGACTCCCATCAGTTTGCAGCGCGTGTATATCAGGGGCTCCGCCAGAAGAGGGATTTAAAgatcggtgagtggggagaggactggcctccagagcgcattatTTCTTATTATGGACCTGCCACTTTGGCCCAGGATGGGTCCTGGGGATATCGAACcccaatttacatgttaaaccgtctgattcgtttacaagctattttggaaattatcaccaatgaCACCGCCGCAGCCCTTGATCTGTtggcagaagagcagcaacagattaGGGCCACGGTGTTTCAGAACTGCTTAGCTTTAGACTACTTGTTAGCCACtgaagggggagtgtgtgggaaattgaatctcactaattgttgtttaaaaatcgatgacaatgggcaagcagtaaaagagatttcatctggcattcgcaaattagctcatgtcccggttcagacctggcgaccctgGGGCAGCTCATGGCTGGGAAACTTGTTCTCTGGAGCctggggatggatacagactgcagtgctagttgctggagtTGTGGTGTTGGCGTTGGTCCTGATcccgtgcatccttccctgcctccagtgcctgattcaACGAGCgttgtcacagagagacatccccagaccccaaggcatgtatttgtcacTACTGCCCTCCCAAGAGTATAGTGACTACAAGAGGTCAGAGATGCCGGCCCTTGCAATAACTCCTGAGGTCTCGGTCTAA